The proteins below are encoded in one region of Phaseolus vulgaris cultivar G19833 chromosome 1, P. vulgaris v2.0, whole genome shotgun sequence:
- the LOC137815402 gene encoding protein RADIALIS-like 4 produces the protein MASSSVWTTKQNKKFENALAIYDKDTPDRWQNLARAVGGKTVEEVKRHYEMLVDDLKQIEEGHVPLPNYRKVAATEGGSIRGYSYMNEEQRMKVLSLR, from the exons ATGGCCTCAAGCTCAGTTTGGACAACAAAGCAGAACAAGAAGTTTGAGAATGCTTTGGCCATCTATGACAAGGACACCCCAGATCGGTGGCAGAACTTGGCCAGGGCAGTGGGAGGAAAAACAGTGGAAGAAGTGAAAAGGCACTATGAGATGCTTGTTGATGATTTGAAGCAGATTGAGGAAGGCCATGTACCCTTGCCCAATTACAGAAAAGTTGCTGCAACAGAAGGAGGCAGCATCAGAGGTTACAGCTACATGAACGAAGAACAAAG GATGAAAGTCCTAAGTCTGAGGTGA